Genomic window (Opitutaceae bacterium):
AGATTTTCTCATAAGACGCGTGCATGGCCTTCACCCTGGCGAATGTGTCGTCCGAGAGTTTGAACTCATCGCGCAGCCAGACAAGTGAATCGTCGTTTGATTCAATGCTGGTCGCCGCTGATGCCGGACGGAGGCAGAGGTAGGTCAGGCTGCCGGCCGCAAGTGCCACAAGCGCGATCAACCCTGCGGTGAGCCAGCCATATTTCATGGAGAGGGCGCTGAGCTCAATTGCTGATGGGGATCGATGCTCGCCACGTAGTGTCGGATCTGAGCTTCACGCGCCTGCGCGGCCTGATGGCGGGCGAGGAGGCTTCCTCCTGCGCCGGCGGCGAAAATGCCCACCGCGGCCGCAAAGGCGACCCCGGGAACGTGGAGCCTGAGCCAGCCCGCCCACGTCGCGGGCAAACGCTGCGCCGTATCTATGCGGGCCCAGACCGCTGCTCGAAACCCGGAACTTGGCTCGGCCGCAGCCGTCCAGCCCCGACGCAGCAGTCGGCGGAGATGTTCATCTTCAAGATTTGAACTCATTTTGGTTTGATTGCCTTACTCCCGGGTTCAGTCGCAACCCTCAGGAATTTGGCGCTGTCATGGTTTGGCGCGGCGCAGGCGCAGTGCATTTGAAATGACGGAAACGCTGCTGAGGGCCATCGCCGTGCCGGCGAACATGGGATTCAGCAGCCAGCCGGTAAGCGGGTAGAGGACACCGGCGGCGAGAGGAATGCCGGCTGCGTTGTAGACAAAGGCAAAAAACAGATTCTGCCGGATGTTCCTCATCGTGATGCGACTGAGCTTCAGTGCGGTCGAGATGCCACGCAGGTCGCCTTTCACAAGGGTGATGGTCGCGCTTTCGATGGCGACATCCGTGCCCGTGCCCATCGCGATGCCGACATCGGCGGCGGCAAGCGCGGGGGCGTCGTTGATGCCATCACCGGCCATGGCGACAATCGCGCCCTTCTGACGGTGTTCGCCGATGATGCGAAGCTTGTCCTCGGGCGTGAGATGGGCGCGCACGTCGTCGATGCCCAGCGTCCTGCCGACAGCCTCCGCAGTTTTCGCATGGTCGCCGGTGAGCATGACAACCCGGATGCCAAGGTCGTGGAGTCGTTGAATCGCATCGGCGGTCGTGTTTTTGATCCGGTCAGCAAGGGCAAGAATCCCGGCGACCTCCTGTCCGATTGATATCCAGATAACGATGCCACCCTGGGAAAGGAGTTTTTCGGCGGCGCTGTCGAATTCGGGCGAAATGGTCACGCCCTCCTTTTCGAGCCAAACGCGCTTGCCGGCGCGAACGAAGCTGCCAGCGATGGTGCCGGTGACACCCGCGCCGGTGACAGACGCAAAACCTTCGGCGGTGGGATTTGTCAGTCCGCGGGCGGCCGCTGCGTTCACGACGGCGCGTGCGAGCGGATGCTCGCTGCCGGCCTCGAGCGCCGCGGCCCATGCGAGAAGGCGTTCTTCGCCCACCGCGGGATTCGCGTGAAGCCCGGACAGCACAGGCCGCCCCTCGGTGAGGGTTCCGGTCTTGTCGGTGACAAGATGCGTGACCTTTTCCGCGCGCTGAAGCGCTGCCGCATCGCGAATGAGAATGCCGAGCTGAGCGCCGCGTCCGATGCCGACCATGATCGACATCGGCGTCGCCAGTCCGAGTGCGCATGGGCAGGCGATGATGAGAACTGCGACGGCATTGGTGATGGCATAGGAGAGGCTTGGACTGGGTCCCCAGATCATCCATGCCGCAAAGGTGAGGACGGCGATGGCGATGACGGATGGGACGAAGACGGACGCCACGCGGTCCGCAAGGGCCTGAATGGGTGCGCGGCTGCGCTGCGCCTGCGCCACCATTTGCACGATTTGCGCGAGCAGCGTGTCCGCCCCCACCTTTTCCGCGCGCATGACGAAGCCTCCGGTCTGGTTGACTGTGGCGCCAATCACGCGGTCACCGGCGGTTTTTCCGACGGGAATCGGCTCTCCGGTGAGCATGGATTCGTCGATGTTGCTCGATCCCTCCACGATCACACCGTCGAGCGGGATCTTTTCCCCGGGCCGCACACGGAGCAGATCGCCCACCTGAACATGCTCGAGAAAAACGTCCTCGTCCCGATCGGCGAGCACGCGCCGCGCGGTCCGGGGAGCGAGGTCGAGCAGCGCGCGAACAGCCCGTCCCGTGCGACGCCGGGCGCGCTCCTGCAGGTATTCACCGAAGATTGCCAGCACGGTGATGATCGCCGCCGACTCGAAGTAGAGCCCGGTTTCTCCGCCGTGCCGCATCTCGTGAGGGAAGAAACCGGGCGCGAGCAGGGCGGCGACGCTGAACGCGTACGCCATGCCGATGCCAAGTCCCAGGAGCGTGTACATGTTGGCGCTGCGGTGTCGCAGGGAATTCCATGCCCTTCGCCAGATGAAATCGCCGGCCCAGAAGAGGACGGGTGTCGCGAGGATGAACTCACCCCAGCGGCGCCAGGCGGCGGTTTCGCCTTCCGTCGCCATGCCGGGAATCATCATCACCATGGCCGAGACGAATACGGGCAGAGCCAGTGCGCCGCCTATCCAAAGTTTGCGCGCAAGCAGCTTCAATTCGGCTTCGTCGTCCTCGTCATCCGCAACCTGCAGCGCTTCGAGCGGCATGCCGCATCTTGGACAGTCGCCGGGGCCCTCCTGCCGGACCTCGGGGTGCATGGGGCAGGTGTAGATGGTCTTGGTGGAGCCCGCAAAAGCGGGATTGCGTTCCAGCGCCATGCCGCAGGTCGGGCAGTCGCCGGGACGGTCGGACTCCACGCCCGGGCACATTGGGCAAAAATAACGGGCCGCGGCCGATGGCACGACGTTCATCTCGTGATGGGAGGCATGGTCGTGATGATGCGCTCCGCCTCCGGCATGGCAGCATTTCCCGGGCATCGATTTCATTGCGGCGTGATGCGTTTCAGGGGAATCCGAGGCATCCTTTGGGGCGTCATGCTTCGAATGGGAGTGAGGATTCATGTGGTTGAGGCGGAGGCTATCGGAGACCATACACCGGAATGAGGGAGAATCCCGCAAGTTTTTCGAGGGAGCCGGTCTCTGGCGCCTGCCGCCCAGGAGTGCGAACACGCTGCACCGCCACATCCGATCGGAGGAGTTCTACTTCGTCCTGGAGGGGACAGGCCGCATGCGCGTTGGAGAGACGACGCTGACCGTGCCGCGTCTTGGCGGGGTGTTGGTCGGCCCGCGGGAAATGCGGCAGGTGTTCAACGACACCGACGAGGAGGTTTTATGGCTGATCATCGGTGGACCCGAGGAGCTGGAGTTTCTTCAGGGGTCGAAATCGAAGATGGATCTTTCGTTGTTCTACCCGAAGGACCCCACCGAACTGCCTCCGGAGTTGTCGGGTGCGGCCTGGCCACCGGCGAAGAATGATGGTGCGTGATCGAGCGGCATGTGCTTCTCGACCGTCAGGCAAGGTTGCGAATGTGCTGAGCACTCTCGATTGAACCGCTGAGGAAGCGTTGGCGGTTTTCGTTGAGCTGCCGGGGGGAGCGGGATCGATGGGAAATGCGTGGCGGCGACAAATGCTTGGCCAAGCCCGGCCGGGCTGTCTAGTGGACAGATGAATGCTGACTGCTCTTTTTGTGGCGGTGCGGATCCTGGCGAATCCGCTTTCGAATGTGCTTCAGAAGCAACTGACCCATCGCGGTGTGCATCCGCTGATCGTCATAGCCGTCACGCATGCGCTCCTCACGCCTGTGGCGGTGCTCCTTTTGATTGGCGTCGAGTGGGGCGGACTGGGACCTGTGTTCTGGCTGAACATGGGGATTTGCGCGGTGCTCGCAGTTGTGGGCAATGCGCTGATCGTTTATGCACTGAGACAGAGCGACCTTTCGGTCCTCGGGCCGATCAATGCGTACAAGTCGGTGCTCAGCCTTGGCCTCGCGTTTGTGCTGCTCGGCGAGGTTCCCACGTCCGTCGGATTTGCCGGGGTTGTGCTCGTGCTTGCCGGAAGCCTCTTCGTGGTTGATCGCGCGCCGGGTCAGGCCCGCCGTGGCGCGATGGTCGCATTCCTCAGGGACCGTGGCATCCAACTGCGTCTGGCGGCGCTTGTGTTTTCGGCGACGGAGGCGGTGTTTCTCAAGCGGGCGATCCTTGAGGCAACACCGCTCGTCACGTTACTGTTCTGGTCGATCCTTGGCTTGCCGGTTGCGCTGATCGCTTTAGCCACGCGGAGGCTGGCTTGCGCGGGGTCGGGTGGGTTGCGCCTGGGCGGGAACATGCGCCATTGCGTCGGACTCGCACTCACGACCGGGCTCATGCAGGCGGCCACGCTCTTCACATTCGGCAAGCTGCAGGTCGGGTACGCCCTGGCGCTCTTCCAGCTATCGACCCTGCTGAGCGTTTTCTTCGGTCACCACTTCTTTGCGGAGAAGAACATCAGGCGCAGATTGATCGGCTCGCTCATCATGGTGGTTGGCGCGGTGATGATTGTGAGTTTTGGAAAATCAGGGGCTTGAGAACTGGAGAACCGCGGCTGGCGATTCCACTAAGTCGAACAGTTTGACCACGGATGGTGCGGATTGCACGGATGCGAATCGAGTGCTGTAAATCATCTGCTGGAGGGGCGCGCTCTGTCGTGCCCGGATTGTTGTCATGTCCGCGAAGGGACAAATCATGCGCCGGGAGGAATTTCAGAAGTGCGAAAAGTGAGGTTTGACCCCTTTAGGCTTGGGAGGCGGATTTTTTGGGTTTGATCCGTGTTCCCGAAAAGATTCACGGCGCGGGATTGAAACTTTACACATGCACGGTGGACGATCCAGTGGTGGCAAGAGCCGAGGCCGCGGCGGGAGTCGATGGAATCACAACCAATCGTCCCGGCTGGCTGCGTGAACAGTTGAAGCGGTGAGCGCGCCGCGGCGTTTGCGCCCGGCTCACGTCACCCGCCCGGTCCTGATCGTGACCAATCGAGCGTCATCCTGTGCGTCGCATCAGCCGACCGGAAATGCTTGATCTCGAGTCTCTGGACTTTGCCTCCCACCTGGATCTCGACCTGGTAGGTTCCGAAAAATCCACGGAATGCCGAGCGACCTGCAGTGTCAGTGTGCGTTTCCGCCCGGGTTGTCCAATCGCGATTGATCAATTGATCCAGTGCCCGGTAGGCGGGCTTCGGATTGAGATCTGCATCAAGCAACCCGCCCTGGGCTTCCTGCTCACTGGCCAGGGCGGTGCCATCACCCAGGTTCCACCAAGTGATTCCCGCCATCCCTGGCACACTGAACCACAGTCTGTAATGGGCCCGCACCAGTTCCTCCTGAAGCGCCGCTCCTCCCTCGCCCGCAGAGGGGATTGTGATCTCCGTGATGTAGAGCGGCAGGCCGAACTCCCCAAGCTTTTGGTAGGATTCGAGCAACCTGCCCGGATTGTTGTCCGGACTGGCGAGAAACTTGTCGAGCTCCCTGCGGCGGAAATAGTGGTACTGGAGGCCGATGCCGCCAATCCGGGCACCCTGCGCGAGCAACCTCTGGATCTGCGCGAAATAGTCT
Coding sequences:
- a CDS encoding heavy metal translocating P-type ATPase, with amino-acid sequence MNPHSHSKHDAPKDASDSPETHHAAMKSMPGKCCHAGGGAHHHDHASHHEMNVVPSAAARYFCPMCPGVESDRPGDCPTCGMALERNPAFAGSTKTIYTCPMHPEVRQEGPGDCPRCGMPLEALQVADDEDDEAELKLLARKLWIGGALALPVFVSAMVMMIPGMATEGETAAWRRWGEFILATPVLFWAGDFIWRRAWNSLRHRSANMYTLLGLGIGMAYAFSVAALLAPGFFPHEMRHGGETGLYFESAAIITVLAIFGEYLQERARRRTGRAVRALLDLAPRTARRVLADRDEDVFLEHVQVGDLLRVRPGEKIPLDGVIVEGSSNIDESMLTGEPIPVGKTAGDRVIGATVNQTGGFVMRAEKVGADTLLAQIVQMVAQAQRSRAPIQALADRVASVFVPSVIAIAVLTFAAWMIWGPSPSLSYAITNAVAVLIIACPCALGLATPMSIMVGIGRGAQLGILIRDAAALQRAEKVTHLVTDKTGTLTEGRPVLSGLHANPAVGEERLLAWAAALEAGSEHPLARAVVNAAAARGLTNPTAEGFASVTGAGVTGTIAGSFVRAGKRVWLEKEGVTISPEFDSAAEKLLSQGGIVIWISIGQEVAGILALADRIKNTTADAIQRLHDLGIRVVMLTGDHAKTAEAVGRTLGIDDVRAHLTPEDKLRIIGEHRQKGAIVAMAGDGINDAPALAAADVGIAMGTGTDVAIESATITLVKGDLRGISTALKLSRITMRNIRQNLFFAFVYNAAGIPLAAGVLYPLTGWLLNPMFAGTAMALSSVSVISNALRLRRAKP
- a CDS encoding cupin domain-containing protein, which gives rise to MWLRRRLSETIHRNEGESRKFFEGAGLWRLPPRSANTLHRHIRSEEFYFVLEGTGRMRVGETTLTVPRLGGVLVGPREMRQVFNDTDEEVLWLIIGGPEELEFLQGSKSKMDLSLFYPKDPTELPPELSGAAWPPAKNDGA
- a CDS encoding EamA family transporter → MLTALFVAVRILANPLSNVLQKQLTHRGVHPLIVIAVTHALLTPVAVLLLIGVEWGGLGPVFWLNMGICAVLAVVGNALIVYALRQSDLSVLGPINAYKSVLSLGLAFVLLGEVPTSVGFAGVVLVLAGSLFVVDRAPGQARRGAMVAFLRDRGIQLRLAALVFSATEAVFLKRAILEATPLVTLLFWSILGLPVALIALATRRLACAGSGGLRLGGNMRHCVGLALTTGLMQAATLFTFGKLQVGYALALFQLSTLLSVFFGHHFFAEKNIRRRLIGSLIMVVGAVMIVSFGKSGA
- a CDS encoding endo-1,4-beta-xylanase, encoding MHNPSWLPKDPDVLRELYRKRFREIAARYAAKIPIWDAVNESLVCPATYPLYSEDRAYVGWAFHEAASLFPKETMLMINEVTSYNYPPQVADYFAQIQRLLAQGARIGGIGLQYHYFRRRELDKFLASPDNNPGRLLESYQKLGEFGLPLYITEITIPSAGEGGAALQEELVRAHYRLWFSVPGMAGITWWNLGDGTALASEQEAQGGLLDADLNPKPAYRALDQLINRDWTTRAETHTDTAGRSAFRGFFGTYQVEIQVGGKVQRLEIKHFRSADATHRMTLDWSRSGPGG